The following DNA comes from Bacteroidota bacterium.
ATGAAATTTACAGAATATAAAGGATTAGATTTACCTAAAGTTGCTGAAGAGATCTTAGGATTTTGGGAAGAGAATAAGATTTTTGATAAGAGTATGGAAAGTCGTGAGGGTAAAGAGTCTTACGTATTTTTCGAAGGTCCGCCATCAGCGAATGGTATGCCGGGAATTCACCATGTAATGGCCCGTACAATAAAGGATTTATTCTGTCGTTTTAAAACTCTTCAGGGATATCAGGTAAACCGTAAAGCAGGATGGGACACCCACGGTCTTCCTGTAGAACTAGGTGTTGAAAAAGAGCTTGGAATTACAAAGGTAGATATTGGAAATAAAATTTCTGTAGAAGACTACAACAATGCCTGCCGTAAAGCAGTAATGAAATATACAGATGTATGGAACGATCTTACCCGTAAAGTTGGTTACTGGGTTGATATGGAAGATCCGTATGTTACCTACACTAATAAATACATTGAGTCTGTTTGGTGGCAATTGGCATCACTTTACAAAAAAGGACTTATATACAAAGGATATACTATCCAACCGTATTCGCCTAAAGCCGGTACGGGGCTTAGTTCGCACGAGTTAAATCAACCGGGATGTTACCGCGATGTTACCGATAATACAGTCATTGCCCAGTTCAAGGCGATACCTTCTACATATACCGATGTACTAAAAGATGTTGAAGGTGATGTAAATTTCCTCGCATGGACAACAACTCCATGGACTTTACCGTCGAACACAGCTCTTACTGTTGGAAAAAAGATTGATTATTTACTTGTAAAAACTCTTAACCAATACACATTCGAGGAAACTCAGGTTGTATTGGCAAAAGATTTATTCCTGAAATATTTTACTGCACCTGCAACACATGAAATCACTGCAGGAGCACACCATTTTCCTCACCCTGAAGGAATGAGTAAAGATGAGCCTATCGTTAAAAAAGGCAAAATTCAACAATACGAAATTATCAAAGAATTTAAAGGTGCCGACATATTAGGCGTTCACTATGAACAATTATTACCGTTTGCGCAACCATACAAAGATGCTGATAAGGCTTTCCGGATTATTCCCGGTGATTTCGTAACTACCGAAGATGGTACAGGAATTGTGCATACGGCTCCTACTTTTGGTGCTGATGATGCCCTGGTAGCTACAAATGCAGGTGTTCCCGGATTGTTGGTACTTGACGAAAACGATAATCCTGTTCCTCTGGTAACTTTGGAAGGTAAGTTCTCTGAACACATGGGAGAATTTGCAGGAGAATATGTGAAAAATGAATATTATAGCGATGGAGACGCACCGGACAAGTCTGTTGACGTTCGCTTAGTTATAAAATTAAAAGAAGAAAATAAGGCTTTCAAAGCCGAGAAATATGTTCACTCCTACCCGCATTGCTGGCGTACAGATAAACCTGTTCTATACTATCCGTTAGATTCATGGTTTATTAAGGCTACAGATGTTAAAAAACGTATGAGCGAACTTAATGATACCATTAACTGGAAACCTGAATCAACAGGTACAGGACGTTTCGGAAACTGGCTCGAAAATGCCAACGACTGGAACCTGTCCCGTTCACGTTACTGGGGTATACCACTACCTATCTGGCGTACAGAAGATGGCAGTGAAGAAATAATGGTTGAGTCTGTTGAAGAACTTAAGGCCGAAATGCAGAAAGCAGTTGAAGCGGGAGTAATGGACAAAAACCTTTTCGAAGAGTTTGAAGTGGGTAATATGAGTAGTGACAACTACGAAAAAATAGACCTTCACAAACACATAGTCGACAATATTACTTTGGTTTCAAAATCGGGTAAGGCAATGAAGCGCGAAGCAGATCTTATCGACGTTTGGTTCGATTCCGGGTCGATGCCTTATGCCCAGTGGCACTATCCTTTCGAAAACAAAGAAATGATCGATGACAACAAGTCATTCCCTGCCGATTTTATCGCCGAAGGAGTTGACCAGACTCGTGGTTGGTTCTATACTCTACATGCAATAGCAACCATGAACTTTGATTCTGTAGCCTACAAAAATGTAGTTTCAAACGGACTTGTATTAGACAAGAACGGACAAAAAATGAGTAAACGTCTCGGAAATGGTGTTGATCCGTTTGCGACGATTGAGAAATATGGTTCTGATGCTACACGTTGGTATATGATTACTAATGCTCAGCCCTGGGACAACCTGAAATTCGATGTTGACGGAATAGATGAGGTACGCAGAAAATTCTTCGGAACAATTTACAACACCTATAATTTCTT
Coding sequences within:
- the ileS gene encoding isoleucine--tRNA ligase, whose protein sequence is MKFTEYKGLDLPKVAEEILGFWEENKIFDKSMESREGKESYVFFEGPPSANGMPGIHHVMARTIKDLFCRFKTLQGYQVNRKAGWDTHGLPVELGVEKELGITKVDIGNKISVEDYNNACRKAVMKYTDVWNDLTRKVGYWVDMEDPYVTYTNKYIESVWWQLASLYKKGLIYKGYTIQPYSPKAGTGLSSHELNQPGCYRDVTDNTVIAQFKAIPSTYTDVLKDVEGDVNFLAWTTTPWTLPSNTALTVGKKIDYLLVKTLNQYTFEETQVVLAKDLFLKYFTAPATHEITAGAHHFPHPEGMSKDEPIVKKGKIQQYEIIKEFKGADILGVHYEQLLPFAQPYKDADKAFRIIPGDFVTTEDGTGIVHTAPTFGADDALVATNAGVPGLLVLDENDNPVPLVTLEGKFSEHMGEFAGEYVKNEYYSDGDAPDKSVDVRLVIKLKEENKAFKAEKYVHSYPHCWRTDKPVLYYPLDSWFIKATDVKKRMSELNDTINWKPESTGTGRFGNWLENANDWNLSRSRYWGIPLPIWRTEDGSEEIMVESVEELKAEMQKAVEAGVMDKNLFEEFEVGNMSSDNYEKIDLHKHIVDNITLVSKSGKAMKREADLIDVWFDSGSMPYAQWHYPFENKEMIDDNKSFPADFIAEGVDQTRGWFYTLHAIATMNFDSVAYKNVVSNGLVLDKNGQKMSKRLGNGVDPFATIEKYGSDATRWYMITNAQPWDNLKFDVDGIDEVRRKFFGTIYNTYNFFALYANIDGFDYSEADIENRPELDRWILSELNTLIKVVTESMEKYEPTQAGRAIQNFVTENLSNWFVRLSRRRFWKGDYQDDKISAYQTLYTCLNAVAKLSSPIAPFFMDKLYKDLNAATGKEQFESVHLADWPTYDASHVNADLEERMHKAQTITSMVLSLRKKDQIKVRQPLQKIMVPVLDEKTKTQIEAISDLVLAEVNVKEIELLSDASGILVKSIKPNFKALGPKFGKEMRFVGQAIAKFGQEDIAEIEKNGTKDIEVNGKKVSLALAEVEITTQDIEGWTVANYNGLTVALDVTISEELKSEGIAREVVNRIQNLRKDSGFEVTDQIHVELERNEILEKAVSNNSEYIKSETLTKQLDFVDNIEEGYLIEFDEINTKIKLTRI